A genome region from Carcharodon carcharias isolate sCarCar2 chromosome 17, sCarCar2.pri, whole genome shotgun sequence includes the following:
- the LOC121289550 gene encoding uncharacterized protein LOC121289550 produces MFTAGKWQRIKSWYRGPEDFYPLKHVSHKEWGRGFTLPDSALPSMDIDAPKDGERTEFPITNLIHVTDSNGVRGILDQQCLKEAKLKQIGEDLRVPFSWWTVRVDQEEVEREREVRRIAVETLLKQTIQDPSAHDVGMLRDSLLEQFVSSPAFLEVSNYGNFKFTYKINALIAEYKKSVCQGNDPEFRVLGTFRYDTEIMLTVAVHPPGVEIFQECPLLPSPVISQEGAEWKWKPESTGSQIRVLRQDGDGGWRVDDCSPDCRRWEFVSFAFYLPEEKPEFPVPLELKHLSVCEMEKSQRFRPPHTYMSLDEAEKFYAGL; encoded by the coding sequence ATGTTCACCGCTGGAAAATGGCAACGGATTAAGTCCTGGTATCGTGGGCCTGAAGATTTCTACCCCCTGAAACACGTCAGCCACAAGGAATGGGGCAGAGGCTTCACCCTGCCAGACTCCGCTCTACCTTCCATGGACATCGATGCTCCCAAAGATGGCGAGCGGACTGAGTTCCCCATCACCAATCTCATCCATGTCACCGACTCCAACGGAGTCCGAGGCATCCTCGACCAGCAGTGCTTGAAAGAAGCGAAGCTGAAGCAGATTGGAGAAGACCTGAGGGTTCCCTTCTCCTGGTGGACCGTCCGAGTGGaccaggaagaagtggagagggagagggaggtgaggaGAATCGCAGTGGAAACACTGCTCAAGCAAACCATCCAAGACCCATCAGCCCACGACGTGGGAATGTTGCGGGACTCCCTGCTGGAGCAGTTTGTCAGCTCTCCCGCTTTCCTGGAAGTGTCCAATTACGGGAATTTCAAGTTCACCTACAAGATCAACGCTCTAATAGCTGAATATAAAAAATCCGTCTGTCAAGGGAACGATCCTGAGTTCAGAGTGTTGGGAACTTTCAGATATGACACTGAAATCatgctcactgtggctgtgcaCCCTCCCGGGGTCGAGATATTCCAGGAATGTCCTCTCCTCCCTTCCCCAGTGATATCCCAGGAAGGTGCCGAATGGAAATGGAAACCAGAGTCAACAGGTTCACAGATCCGAGTGCTCAGGCAGGATGGCGATGGGGGCTGGAGAGTGGATGACTGTTCCCCAGACTGTCGGCGGTGGGAATTTGTGAGTTTTGCTTTCTACCTGCCCGAGGAGAAACCCGAGTTCCCGGTCCCTCTGGAGCTCAAACACCTCAGTGTCTGCGAAATGGAGAAGAGTCAACGATTTCGGCCGCCTCACACCTACATGAGCCTGGACGAAGCGGAGAAGTTCTACGCGGGTTTGTGA